Proteins encoded together in one Pseudomonas sp. TCU-HL1 window:
- a CDS encoding site-specific integrase — MKEKLTIRRLASLEVTGTEYEIHDTTVPGLFVRVTKAGAKSFLVTWGRARKKTLGRVGIMTLDQAREEALLYLNEARKHGEPLAITQGRTAATSPTLHNFVENTYLPWFKAHHRGHDKTAHTLSTSFEPILALRLAEITGRELEQIRTNWLSSGNKPATANRKMGTISGVFSRAVDWGYLESSPLDKVKALKVDAKGRIRYLSKDETKALKDALDRREERMRAERTSANQWRSERKMKLLPDLHAVAFTDHLKPMVVLTLNTGLRRGELFNLRWQDVNLQGKNITVAAEGTKTAETRHIPLNTEALATLKAWKKQGDGTGYTFPGQDGERITDVKTAWLELLKNAGIDDFRWHDLRHDFASRLVMAGVPLNTVRELLGHSDIKMTLRYAHLAPESKAAAVELI; from the coding sequence GTGAAAGAGAAACTGACGATCCGGCGACTCGCATCCCTTGAGGTCACAGGGACGGAGTACGAGATTCACGATACTACGGTACCGGGCTTGTTCGTCCGCGTGACCAAGGCAGGTGCCAAGTCGTTCCTAGTGACCTGGGGTCGAGCCAGGAAGAAGACCCTTGGCCGCGTGGGCATCATGACCCTCGATCAGGCGCGCGAAGAAGCCCTCCTCTACCTAAATGAGGCCCGAAAGCATGGTGAGCCTCTGGCGATTACCCAAGGGCGCACGGCGGCGACCTCTCCTACCCTGCACAACTTTGTAGAAAATACCTACCTGCCGTGGTTCAAGGCCCACCACCGCGGCCACGACAAGACCGCTCACACCTTGTCGACCAGCTTTGAACCGATATTGGCCCTGCGCCTGGCGGAGATCACTGGCCGCGAGCTGGAACAGATCCGAACCAACTGGCTCAGCTCTGGTAACAAACCCGCCACCGCCAATCGCAAGATGGGAACCATCAGCGGTGTCTTCAGCCGAGCCGTGGACTGGGGTTATCTGGAATCCTCGCCACTAGATAAGGTGAAGGCCCTGAAAGTCGACGCCAAGGGACGCATCCGCTACCTGTCCAAGGATGAAACCAAGGCGCTCAAAGACGCTTTGGACAGGCGGGAGGAACGGATGCGGGCCGAGCGCACGAGTGCCAACCAATGGCGTTCAGAGCGCAAGATGAAGCTACTGCCGGACCTGCATGCAGTCGCCTTCACCGACCACCTCAAGCCCATGGTCGTTCTCACCCTGAACACCGGACTGCGTCGCGGAGAACTGTTCAACCTGCGCTGGCAAGACGTGAACCTGCAGGGGAAGAACATCACTGTCGCCGCCGAAGGAACCAAGACGGCGGAGACGCGGCACATCCCGCTGAATACCGAAGCCCTGGCCACGCTGAAGGCGTGGAAGAAACAGGGCGACGGCACCGGCTATACCTTCCCCGGTCAGGATGGCGAGCGTATCACAGACGTGAAAACAGCCTGGTTGGAGTTGCTCAAAAATGCCGGGATCGACGATTTCCGCTGGCATGATTTGCGACACGACTTCGCGTCACGCTTGGTGATGGCCGGAGTTCCGCTGAACACCGTTCGCGAACTGCTGGGGCACAGCGACATCAAGATGACGCTTCGCTATGCGCATCTGGCGCCGGAAAGCAAAGCAGCGGCAGTGGAATTGATCTAG
- a CDS encoding Cro/CI family transcriptional regulator → MRTQDAADYFGSKKKLAEALHIQPSAVTQWGEEVPWARQYQIEVLTSGALKAGPPPKTAMDDAQ, encoded by the coding sequence ATGCGCACTCAAGATGCCGCCGACTACTTCGGCAGTAAGAAAAAACTGGCGGAGGCGCTGCACATTCAGCCGAGCGCCGTTACCCAGTGGGGCGAGGAGGTCCCGTGGGCACGTCAGTACCAGATCGAAGTCCTTACCAGTGGAGCCCTGAAGGCGGGCCCGCCCCCCAAGACAGCCATGGATGACGCGCAGTGA
- a CDS encoding LexA family transcriptional regulator, with the protein MQQNERISRAIQLSGKRKREIADECGVAPSAITQWINGETKALKAESVFALAKATGFRAEWLANGTGPEREDEPSAASPGPSSDSMQVRTGSVPVVGKAMLSPEGYFEDVGYPVECNMGFLNIDSSDLEAYGLMVVGNSMNPRIKNNEFVLVEPSKDYVAGDEVLVKTTKGRAMIKEFIYYRDGQYRFDSVNTDCEPIFIREDEVVAVQYVGAIVKSSRFIPAT; encoded by the coding sequence ATGCAGCAGAACGAACGAATCAGCCGGGCCATTCAGCTCTCAGGCAAGCGGAAGCGAGAGATTGCCGACGAGTGCGGAGTCGCCCCATCCGCGATTACTCAGTGGATAAATGGCGAGACCAAAGCCCTGAAAGCGGAAAGCGTGTTTGCGCTGGCCAAGGCAACCGGCTTCCGCGCTGAGTGGCTAGCGAATGGGACCGGGCCAGAGCGAGAAGACGAACCCTCAGCAGCATCACCTGGGCCATCTAGCGATTCGATGCAGGTAAGGACAGGAAGCGTTCCAGTTGTGGGCAAGGCCATGCTCAGCCCGGAAGGCTACTTCGAGGATGTGGGGTACCCCGTCGAGTGCAACATGGGTTTCCTGAACATCGACAGCTCGGATCTGGAAGCCTACGGGCTGATGGTTGTAGGCAATAGCATGAATCCCAGGATCAAGAATAACGAGTTCGTCTTGGTCGAGCCCAGCAAGGACTATGTCGCCGGCGATGAAGTCCTAGTGAAAACCACCAAGGGCCGGGCCATGATCAAGGAGTTCATATACTACCGCGATGGACAGTACCGATTCGACAGCGTCAACACCGACTGTGAGCCGATCTTTATCCGTGAAGATGAAGTGGTCGCAGTGCAGTACGTTGGCGCAATCGTGAAGAGCTCTCGATTCATCCCAGCAACATAA
- a CDS encoding putative bifunctional diguanylate cyclase/phosphodiesterase produces MLLRCSDEQELLNGMCRVIVVKGHYRYAGVWYSLNDDGYSLVHMAYALSSTHSHQEADFFRSISLSWANSEEGGAAAIAVITGKACVGRNLLTDPDHAKWREDMVRLGYGSVTAFPLRVGSVVVGSLCITATEPDAFNESEVSLLGELADDLTFGIENLRIRAKHQAAEERIHQIAYYDSLTGLPNREMFYTKAKSVITELREQHRPLAVLLLKAENHHEINDTLGYLQGDKLLQEIASLLCATILSSGVIFRAGEAEFAILYANADADAAVQMAQRLSSLFHGATDSSGLNHYARMTIGVALFPGHGVEPDTLFRHARAAMSEARRTGRDFLVFAPSLEEACTNRLLLTADLRDAIKLDQLILHCQPQLSLISSHICGAEALLRWRHPVRNMVPPSEFVALAEFTGLITPLTFWVLEAAFRQRFAWNESGLNVPLSINLSAQDLRDARLVTKIEGLIATWGAASNWIQFEVTESALMEDPASALETLRKLKDAGIQLAIDDFGIGYSSLSYLQNLPVDAIKIDQSFVKQITEHPKPAAIVHSTIELAHRLNLKVVAEGIENQEVLGRLMEMGCDIAQGYLIGAPMPTEDFVDWLQCSSWKLLEK; encoded by the coding sequence ATGCTCCTGCGCTGCTCAGATGAGCAAGAGTTACTGAACGGAATGTGCCGAGTGATAGTGGTAAAAGGCCATTATCGCTACGCCGGTGTTTGGTATTCGCTAAACGACGATGGCTATTCCCTAGTCCATATGGCGTATGCACTCAGCTCTACACATAGCCATCAGGAGGCTGATTTTTTTAGAAGCATTTCGCTTTCGTGGGCTAATTCAGAAGAGGGAGGTGCCGCAGCTATCGCTGTTATTACAGGTAAAGCCTGTGTCGGCCGTAATCTTCTCACCGACCCTGACCACGCTAAATGGCGCGAAGACATGGTTCGCCTTGGCTATGGATCGGTTACTGCCTTTCCATTACGGGTAGGTTCAGTTGTCGTAGGCTCTCTGTGCATTACTGCTACCGAGCCTGACGCATTTAATGAGTCTGAAGTTTCTCTTTTAGGTGAACTGGCTGATGATTTGACGTTTGGAATAGAAAATCTACGCATACGCGCAAAGCATCAGGCTGCAGAGGAAAGAATTCATCAAATAGCTTACTACGACTCACTTACTGGACTACCTAATCGAGAGATGTTTTATACAAAAGCCAAGTCAGTCATTACAGAACTCAGAGAGCAACACCGTCCGCTAGCAGTACTGCTTCTTAAGGCCGAAAATCATCACGAAATCAACGACACCCTTGGATACCTACAGGGCGACAAATTACTACAAGAGATTGCGAGCCTACTCTGCGCAACAATTCTCTCCAGCGGAGTTATTTTTCGCGCAGGCGAGGCCGAATTCGCAATTCTTTATGCAAATGCAGACGCAGACGCTGCTGTCCAAATGGCGCAAAGACTGAGTTCTTTATTTCATGGTGCGACTGACTCTTCTGGGCTAAACCACTATGCAAGGATGACGATAGGAGTTGCGTTATTCCCCGGCCATGGTGTTGAGCCGGACACATTATTTAGGCATGCACGGGCTGCCATGTCTGAGGCGAGGCGTACAGGACGCGACTTTTTGGTATTCGCTCCTAGCCTTGAAGAGGCGTGCACCAACCGACTATTACTGACGGCGGATTTGCGCGATGCGATCAAACTCGACCAGTTAATTCTCCATTGCCAGCCTCAGCTCAGCTTAATCTCCTCGCATATATGTGGCGCCGAGGCACTATTGCGTTGGCGGCATCCGGTTCGAAATATGGTGCCTCCCAGTGAGTTTGTAGCGCTTGCCGAATTTACCGGACTAATTACTCCGCTAACATTTTGGGTTCTTGAAGCTGCATTTAGACAACGCTTTGCGTGGAATGAATCAGGCTTAAACGTGCCTTTATCCATAAATCTTTCGGCACAAGACTTACGCGATGCTAGGCTAGTCACCAAGATCGAAGGGCTGATCGCGACTTGGGGGGCGGCGTCGAATTGGATTCAGTTTGAGGTTACTGAAAGTGCGCTCATGGAAGACCCAGCAAGTGCATTAGAAACACTGCGAAAATTGAAAGATGCCGGGATTCAACTAGCTATCGATGATTTTGGAATTGGCTATTCCAGCTTGAGCTATCTCCAGAACCTACCGGTAGATGCAATCAAGATCGATCAGTCCTTCGTTAAGCAAATAACCGAGCACCCAAAGCCAGCTGCCATTGTTCACTCTACAATTGAGCTAGCTCACAGATTAAATTTAAAGGTAGTTGCTGAGGGAATTGAAAACCAGGAGGTCCTGGGGCGCCTAATGGAGATGGGATGTGATATAGCTCAAGGATATCTGATAGGAGCGCCAATGCCGACAGAAGATTTTGTAGATTGGCTGCAGTGCTCTAGCTGGAAGTTATTGGAGAAGTGA
- a CDS encoding LLM class flavin-dependent oxidoreductase, translating to MAMETGLIFHPYMRPGRTAKQTFDWGIQSAVQADSVGIDSMMISEHASQIWENIPNPELLIAAAALQTKNIKFAPMAHLLPHQHPAKLATMIGWLSQILEGRYFLGIGAGAYPQASYMHGIRNAGQSNTADGGDETKNLNDMVRESLYIMEKIWKREPFFYEGKYWDAGYPEEIEGAEGDEQHKLADFSPWGSKAPEIAVTGFSYNSPSMRLAGERNFKPVSIFSGLDALKKHWEVYSEAAIQAGHSPDRSRHAVSHTVFCAETDKEAKRLVMEGPIGYCFQHYLIPIWRRFGMMDGYAKDAGIDPADADLEFLVDRVFLVGSPDTVKEKINALFEATGGWGTLQVEAHDYYDDPAPWFQSLELIAKEVAPKIALPNR from the coding sequence ATGGCAATGGAAACTGGTTTGATCTTTCATCCCTACATGCGTCCTGGTCGGACAGCCAAGCAAACCTTTGATTGGGGCATCCAGAGTGCCGTGCAGGCGGACAGCGTCGGTATCGATTCGATGATGATCTCCGAGCACGCCTCGCAGATCTGGGAAAACATTCCCAACCCTGAACTGTTAATCGCCGCGGCAGCCCTGCAAACCAAGAACATCAAGTTCGCGCCCATGGCCCACCTGCTGCCGCATCAGCATCCGGCCAAGCTGGCGACCATGATCGGCTGGTTGTCACAGATTCTGGAAGGCCGCTATTTCCTCGGTATTGGTGCTGGCGCCTATCCGCAGGCCTCCTACATGCACGGAATTCGCAACGCCGGTCAGTCCAACACGGCTGACGGTGGGGACGAAACCAAGAACCTGAACGACATGGTGCGAGAGTCCCTGTACATCATGGAGAAGATCTGGAAGCGTGAGCCATTCTTCTATGAAGGTAAGTACTGGGACGCGGGTTATCCGGAAGAGATTGAAGGCGCAGAGGGTGATGAGCAGCATAAGTTGGCTGATTTCAGCCCTTGGGGGAGCAAGGCACCTGAGATTGCGGTGACCGGTTTCAGCTACAACTCGCCGTCCATGCGTTTGGCAGGTGAGCGCAACTTCAAGCCGGTTTCGATCTTCTCTGGTCTAGATGCGCTGAAGAAACACTGGGAAGTCTATTCCGAAGCAGCCATTCAAGCGGGCCATTCCCCGGACCGTTCGCGTCATGCGGTATCCCACACCGTATTTTGTGCTGAAACTGACAAGGAAGCCAAGCGCTTGGTCATGGAGGGGCCGATCGGCTACTGCTTCCAGCACTACCTGATCCCGATCTGGCGTCGTTTTGGCATGATGGACGGCTATGCCAAGGATGCAGGTATTGATCCGGCTGATGCTGATCTCGAGTTCCTGGTGGATCGCGTCTTTTTGGTCGGTTCGCCCGATACCGTGAAGGAGAAGATCAATGCGCTTTTTGAGGCAACAGGTGGTTGGGGTACGCTGCAGGTAGAAGCACATGATTACTATGATGATCCTGCGCCCTGGTTTCAGTCTCTAGAGTTGATCGCTAAAGAGGTCGCTCCCAAGATTGCGCTTCCTAATCGCTGA
- a CDS encoding TetR/AcrR family transcriptional regulator: MKSMASRSMKDRGSDTLEVKKRLLQVARHLLSTEGREGASSRAICALAGVGAPTIYHYFGDLTGLHRAAIDETYEQVAEAYQQGAKERGPQQGLRNGWGAFNHFAHQEPLMCRIVIQQILAGEPPATVAETLRTVESDLSRLYDEGVLNCPAHEAVQLLWIGTLGTACFTSSKRNDEQERYPALQERMVGIVLNALFSNED, translated from the coding sequence ATGAAATCGATGGCTTCTCGCAGCATGAAGGATCGCGGCAGCGACACTCTCGAGGTAAAGAAGCGCTTGCTGCAGGTAGCTCGGCACCTACTGAGTACCGAGGGACGTGAGGGAGCAAGCTCACGCGCAATCTGCGCCCTTGCAGGGGTCGGCGCACCAACGATCTATCATTACTTCGGCGATCTGACAGGACTGCACCGGGCTGCCATTGATGAAACCTATGAACAAGTGGCTGAAGCCTATCAACAGGGAGCGAAAGAGCGCGGCCCCCAACAAGGATTGAGAAACGGCTGGGGCGCTTTTAATCACTTTGCTCATCAAGAGCCACTTATGTGCAGGATAGTTATCCAACAAATCCTAGCTGGCGAGCCACCTGCCACCGTTGCGGAAACGCTACGCACGGTAGAGAGCGACCTATCGCGACTATATGACGAAGGCGTCCTGAACTGCCCCGCTCATGAAGCAGTCCAGTTGCTTTGGATAGGCACGTTGGGCACCGCTTGTTTTACATCGAGCAAAAGAAATGACGAGCAGGAAAGGTATCCAGCATTACAAGAAAGGATGGTGGGTATAGTACTTAACGCTTTGTTTTCAAATGAAGACTAA
- a CDS encoding dienelactone hydrolase family protein, producing the protein MNHEQVSIETRDGRCQAHIFTPEGQGPWPSVIFCMDGFGIRPTLFQMAERLAQRGYVVLLPDLFYRAGPYGPLAPAEIFRSSDVMGAIGHLLASTDNHKAARDAQAFIDYLDTRTDVSSPNIGTIGYCMGGGIALSIAGTYPDRILAVASFHGGNLATDADTSPHLLAPLIKARAYVAGADRDDYYSPQMAKRLEKALLEAGVDHRCEIYAEALHGFAVADFQEFNEEAAERHWRELFDLLDTTLIR; encoded by the coding sequence TTGAATCACGAACAGGTTTCAATAGAAACACGCGATGGCAGGTGCCAGGCGCACATCTTCACGCCAGAGGGTCAGGGACCCTGGCCCTCCGTGATCTTCTGCATGGATGGCTTTGGCATCCGTCCCACATTGTTCCAAATGGCCGAACGGCTCGCACAACGCGGCTATGTCGTGTTACTGCCTGACCTGTTTTATCGAGCCGGCCCCTATGGGCCATTGGCACCTGCAGAGATATTCAGAAGCAGCGATGTCATGGGCGCAATTGGTCATCTCCTCGCCTCAACCGACAATCACAAGGCGGCACGGGATGCACAGGCATTCATAGACTACTTGGATACCCGCACCGATGTTTCTAGTCCCAATATTGGGACAATCGGATATTGCATGGGCGGTGGCATTGCTCTCTCCATTGCGGGCACCTATCCGGATCGAATTTTGGCTGTAGCGAGCTTCCATGGAGGCAATCTTGCTACGGATGCTGACACCAGCCCCCACTTACTGGCGCCATTGATCAAGGCGCGAGCCTATGTCGCCGGCGCCGATAGAGACGACTACTACTCACCACAAATGGCCAAGCGTCTAGAGAAAGCCCTGTTAGAGGCCGGCGTCGATCACCGATGTGAAATCTATGCTGAGGCCCTACACGGCTTCGCCGTAGCTGACTTTCAAGAGTTCAACGAAGAAGCTGCCGAGCGCCATTGGCGTGAGCTGTTTGACCTGCTTGACACGACACTCATTCGTTAA
- a CDS encoding MHS family MFS transporter — protein MRDVALKKAQGNPKHYRSAGPSRLEGTTIEWHDFFLYSTAAALAFNKLFLPLQVTLTAFTVYAEGVAGHLTSTIASIHEERLLAWGWRLPFLTKITLRIFGRLHRASVAKSPDLRKLKRHSLRSQVPPIAVVHSYTQNDDLPACSNSPLPFTSSPHYLVHDSQTWLYERSLNLFINHPQEHTHGRFNS, from the coding sequence ATGAGAGACGTTGCTCTCAAGAAAGCCCAAGGTAATCCCAAGCATTACCGCAGCGCCGGACCTTCCAGGTTGGAGGGCACGACTATTGAATGGCACGACTTCTTTCTCTACAGCACCGCCGCCGCCCTAGCCTTCAACAAGCTATTCCTTCCTTTGCAAGTCACCTTGACTGCCTTCACCGTCTACGCAGAGGGGGTCGCCGGTCATCTGACGAGCACGATTGCCTCCATTCATGAAGAACGGTTGCTAGCTTGGGGTTGGCGGCTGCCATTTCTGACCAAGATCACTCTACGCATTTTCGGCCGGCTGCACCGAGCAAGCGTCGCTAAGTCTCCGGACCTTAGAAAACTCAAACGACATAGTCTTCGTTCGCAAGTGCCGCCGATTGCCGTAGTTCATAGCTATACGCAAAACGACGACTTACCAGCCTGCTCGAATTCACCACTCCCCTTTACCTCATCCCCTCACTACTTAGTACACGACAGTCAAACCTGGCTGTACGAGCGATCGCTCAACCTCTTTATAAACCACCCACAGGAACATACACATGGGCGCTTCAATTCCTAA
- a CDS encoding CoA-acylating methylmalonate-semialdehyde dehydrogenase — protein sequence MGASIPKVKLLINGEFVESKTSQWRDVVNPATQEVLARVPFATQDEMDAAVAAAQAAFKTWRKTPIGARARIFLKYQQLIRENIKELAALLTAEQGKTLPDAEGDVFRGLEVVEHAANIGTLQMGELANNVANGVDTYTLLQPIGVCAGITPFNFPAMIPLWMFPMAIACGNTFVLKPSEQDPLVTMRLVELALEAGIPKGVLNVIHGGVDAVNLLCDHPDIKAVSFVGSTKVGTHVYNRATLNGKRAQCMMGAKNHAIVLPDAHKQQTLNNLLGASFGAAGQRCMALPVVILVGEAQAWLPELVEKAKTLKVNAGVEPGTDIGPVVSCAALDRISGLIATGIEEGARLELDGRNPSVPGYQDGNFVGPTVFSGVTTEMTIYREEIFGPVLCVVNAATLDEAIAFINANPNGNGTALFTRSGAAARHFQEEIDVGQVGINVPIPVPVPLFSFSGSRASKLGDLGPYGKQVVLFYTQTKTITQRWFDENDVGGAVNTTITLK from the coding sequence ATGGGCGCTTCAATTCCTAAAGTAAAACTCTTAATCAACGGTGAATTCGTCGAATCCAAGACCAGTCAATGGCGCGACGTGGTCAACCCGGCTACCCAGGAAGTCCTGGCCCGCGTCCCCTTCGCCACCCAAGACGAGATGGACGCTGCCGTCGCCGCCGCCCAGGCAGCCTTTAAGACCTGGCGCAAGACCCCGATCGGCGCCCGTGCCCGCATCTTCCTCAAGTACCAGCAACTGATCCGCGAGAACATCAAGGAACTGGCCGCGCTGCTCACCGCCGAGCAGGGCAAGACCCTGCCGGACGCCGAAGGCGACGTGTTCCGTGGCCTGGAAGTAGTGGAGCATGCCGCCAACATCGGCACCCTGCAGATGGGCGAGCTGGCCAACAACGTGGCCAATGGCGTGGACACCTACACCCTGCTGCAACCGATCGGCGTCTGCGCCGGCATCACCCCGTTCAACTTCCCGGCGATGATTCCGCTGTGGATGTTCCCCATGGCCATCGCCTGCGGCAACACCTTCGTCCTCAAGCCCTCCGAGCAGGACCCGCTGGTGACCATGCGTCTGGTTGAGCTGGCCCTGGAAGCCGGTATCCCGAAAGGCGTGCTGAACGTGATCCACGGTGGCGTCGACGCAGTGAACCTGCTCTGCGACCACCCGGACATCAAGGCCGTGTCCTTCGTCGGCTCCACCAAGGTGGGCACCCACGTCTACAACCGCGCCACCCTGAACGGCAAGCGTGCGCAGTGCATGATGGGCGCCAAGAACCACGCCATCGTCCTGCCCGACGCCCACAAGCAGCAGACCCTCAACAACCTGCTGGGCGCCTCCTTCGGTGCCGCCGGCCAGCGCTGCATGGCCCTGCCGGTGGTGATCCTGGTGGGCGAGGCCCAGGCCTGGCTGCCGGAGCTGGTGGAAAAGGCCAAGACCCTGAAGGTCAACGCCGGCGTCGAGCCGGGCACCGATATCGGCCCGGTGGTCTCCTGCGCCGCACTGGATCGCATCAGCGGCCTGATCGCCACCGGCATCGAGGAAGGCGCCAGGCTGGAACTGGACGGCCGCAACCCGAGCGTGCCCGGCTACCAGGACGGCAACTTCGTCGGCCCGACTGTCTTCTCCGGCGTGACCACCGAAATGACCATCTACCGCGAAGAGATCTTTGGTCCGGTGCTCTGCGTGGTGAACGCAGCCACCCTGGACGAGGCCATCGCCTTCATCAACGCCAACCCGAACGGCAACGGCACCGCCCTCTTCACCCGCTCCGGCGCCGCCGCGCGGCACTTCCAGGAAGAGATCGATGTCGGCCAAGTCGGCATCAACGTGCCGATCCCGGTGCCGGTGCCGCTGTTCTCTTTCAGCGGTTCGCGCGCCTCCAAGCTGGGCGACCTCGGCCCGTACGGCAAGCAAGTGGTGCTGTTCTACACCCAGACCAAGACCATCACCCAGCGCTGGTTCGACGAGAACGATGTCGGCGGGGCAGTGAACACCACCATCACCCTCAAGTGA
- a CDS encoding enoyl-CoA hydratase, with amino-acid sequence MAYESLLVEVHGRVGVITLNRPKALNALNVQLIDEINRALDGLDRDPNIGCMVITGSSKAFAAGADIKEMVDMAYPQVLLDDFFSAADRIAARRKPLIAAVAGYALGGGCELALMCDLIYAADNARFALPEITLGVLPGIGGTQRLARAIGKAKAMDMCLSGRQMDALEAERTGLVARVLPVDLLLEETLKSAAAIAEKSLPAAMLIKESVNRAFEGSLAEGIRFERRVFHSTFANADQKEGMSAFVEKRAPSFIHR; translated from the coding sequence ATGGCATACGAATCTCTACTTGTTGAAGTCCACGGCCGCGTTGGCGTGATCACCCTCAACCGTCCCAAGGCGCTCAATGCGTTAAACGTCCAGTTGATCGACGAAATCAACCGGGCACTCGACGGTCTGGATCGAGATCCCAACATCGGTTGCATGGTGATTACCGGTTCTTCCAAGGCCTTCGCTGCCGGAGCGGACATCAAGGAAATGGTCGACATGGCCTATCCGCAAGTCCTCCTTGATGACTTCTTCTCTGCAGCAGATCGCATTGCAGCCCGGCGCAAACCCCTGATCGCAGCAGTCGCCGGTTATGCACTGGGTGGCGGCTGCGAGTTGGCGCTGATGTGCGACCTCATTTATGCCGCTGACAATGCTCGTTTTGCCCTGCCAGAAATCACTCTTGGTGTGTTGCCCGGGATCGGCGGAACCCAACGCTTGGCTCGTGCCATTGGCAAAGCCAAAGCCATGGACATGTGCCTGAGCGGTCGGCAAATGGATGCCCTGGAGGCAGAGCGCACCGGCTTGGTTGCACGTGTACTACCGGTCGACCTCCTCCTCGAGGAAACGCTTAAAAGCGCTGCAGCCATTGCAGAAAAATCTCTGCCGGCGGCCATGTTGATCAAGGAGTCGGTTAATCGCGCCTTCGAAGGTAGCTTGGCGGAAGGTATCCGGTTCGAGCGCCGAGTATTCCACTCCACTTTTGCCAACGCCGATCAGAAGGAAGGCATGAGTGCCTTCGTCGAAAAGCGCGCTCCCAGTTTTATTCACCGCTGA
- the mmsB gene encoding 3-hydroxyisobutyrate dehydrogenase, with amino-acid sequence MHIGFLGLGNMGGPMARNLLKAGHTLTVFDPSPLATAALVELGARVASSPAEVARGGAAAIITMLPTAAHVKQVYLGQDGLLANIGQGVLLIDSSTIDPLSAREVAQAAAAQGNPMLDAPVSGGTGGAAAGTLTFMVGGTASAFDQAQPLLAAMGKNIVHCGDTGNGQVAKIANNMLLGISMVGVAEAMALGVSLGMDAKVLAGIINTSSGRCWSSEINNPFPGVLENAPASRGYSGGFGTDLMLKDLGLATEAARHAKQPVVLGAAAQQLYQTFSLQGHGGLDFSAIINLLRREA; translated from the coding sequence ATGCACATCGGATTCCTTGGCCTCGGCAACATGGGCGGCCCCATGGCCCGCAACCTGCTCAAGGCCGGCCACACCCTCACCGTGTTCGATCCCTCGCCCCTGGCCACCGCCGCCCTGGTGGAACTGGGCGCCCGCGTGGCCAGCAGCCCGGCGGAAGTCGCCCGCGGCGGTGCCGCGGCGATCATCACCATGCTGCCCACCGCGGCCCACGTGAAGCAGGTCTACCTGGGCCAGGATGGCCTTCTGGCCAATATTGGCCAAGGCGTACTACTGATCGACAGCTCCACCATCGACCCGCTGAGCGCCCGCGAAGTCGCCCAGGCCGCCGCCGCCCAGGGCAATCCCATGCTCGACGCACCGGTCTCCGGTGGCACCGGCGGCGCAGCGGCAGGCACCCTGACCTTCATGGTCGGCGGCACCGCCAGCGCCTTCGACCAGGCGCAACCGCTACTCGCCGCCATGGGCAAGAACATCGTCCACTGTGGCGACACCGGCAACGGCCAGGTGGCCAAGATCGCCAACAACATGCTGCTGGGCATTTCCATGGTCGGCGTCGCCGAAGCTATGGCCCTGGGCGTCTCCCTCGGGATGGACGCCAAAGTGCTGGCCGGCATCATCAACACCTCCAGCGGCCGCTGCTGGAGCTCGGAGATCAACAACCCCTTCCCCGGCGTGCTGGAGAATGCACCGGCCTCCCGCGGCTACAGCGGCGGCTTCGGTACCGACCTGATGCTCAAGGACCTGGGCCTGGCCACCGAGGCCGCCCGCCACGCGAAACAGCCGGTGGTGCTGGGCGCAGCGGCCCAGCAGCTCTACCAGACCTTCAGCCTGCAGGGACATGGCGGCCTGGACTTCTCCGCGATCATCAACCTGCTCCGTCGGGAAGCTTGA